One part of the Bacillus sp. FJAT-27916 genome encodes these proteins:
- the crcB gene encoding fluoride efflux transporter CrcB translates to MISVMLGGFIGTFIRYAITEGMKGRTSIFPSAVLFINLSGSFLIGLMAGIGLNAASPEGRLIFTGCLGAFTTFSTFSVETVQLWKEKRLSTLTVYLLLSLLGSVMLCMTAYWLGQAFK, encoded by the coding sequence ATGATTTCAGTTATGTTAGGAGGATTCATTGGCACGTTCATACGATATGCAATAACAGAAGGGATGAAAGGGAGAACCTCTATCTTTCCTTCAGCAGTGCTGTTCATTAATTTATCCGGTTCCTTCTTAATTGGACTCATGGCCGGGATTGGGTTGAATGCAGCATCTCCAGAAGGCAGATTGATCTTTACCGGATGTTTAGGTGCATTCACAACCTTCTCAACCTTTAGTGTGGAAACAGTTCAGCTTTGGAAGGAGAAGAGGCTAAGCACGCTTACTGTTTATCTTCTCTTGTCCTTGCTTGGGTCGGTGATGCTGTGTATGACCGCCTATTGGCTGGGCCAAGCATTCAAATAA
- a CDS encoding YkvS family protein, with product MNKANVGNIIEFRDGLRGIVEKVNENSVIVDLTLMENYRDLELEEKTVVNHKNYTIVNEL from the coding sequence ATGAATAAAGCCAATGTAGGAAATATCATTGAATTCCGTGATGGCTTGCGCGGAATTGTCGAAAAAGTGAATGAAAATTCCGTTATTGTCGATTTAACCTTAATGGAGAACTACCGGGACCTTGAGCTTGAAGAAAAAACGGTCGTTAACCATAAAAACTATACGATTGTAAACGAGCTGTAA
- the corA gene encoding magnesium/cobalt transporter CorA — MYRMLGKTPTGKVEEADYSLSKLGEYEWVWVDLSSPTKEEAARLFSQYQFHPLAVEDCLDAINQRPKVDFFEDYMFLVIYALKEDYLMAELDLFVSKQFIITYHQMTINAIHEVWETALGQSLDTPIDILHQLIDRVVDEYFPKAYDIEERLNALEENADLLSIKELMNHLYDLRMIIFRIRRVILPMNDLLYRITHTEKMTLVSEKQYYFNDVYDHLLKLREMIEGYRDFSADLRDNYMSVNSNNMNETIMALTIITTIFMPLSFIAGLYGMNFSFMPMAGWKHGFWYVMLVMGISAVVMVVFFKAKGWVFRARVFKRGRNKEHGG, encoded by the coding sequence ATGTATCGCATGCTGGGGAAGACACCAACCGGCAAGGTCGAGGAGGCAGATTATTCCCTTTCGAAATTAGGCGAATATGAATGGGTTTGGGTGGATCTTTCGTCTCCGACAAAAGAAGAAGCAGCAAGACTGTTTAGCCAATATCAGTTTCATCCCTTGGCAGTGGAGGATTGCTTAGATGCTATCAATCAACGGCCTAAAGTCGATTTTTTTGAGGATTATATGTTTCTTGTCATCTATGCACTTAAAGAGGATTATTTAATGGCCGAGCTAGATTTGTTTGTTAGTAAGCAATTTATTATTACCTATCATCAAATGACAATTAACGCAATACATGAGGTGTGGGAAACGGCTCTCGGTCAATCGCTGGATACCCCGATTGATATCCTGCACCAATTGATAGACAGGGTAGTCGATGAATATTTTCCAAAGGCCTATGATATCGAGGAAAGGCTGAATGCTCTGGAGGAAAATGCAGATTTGCTCTCCATTAAGGAATTGATGAATCATTTATATGATCTTAGGATGATTATTTTCAGAATTAGAAGGGTCATACTTCCGATGAATGATTTACTTTACCGCATTACACATACGGAAAAAATGACCCTTGTTTCTGAGAAACAATATTATTTTAATGATGTGTATGACCATCTTTTGAAATTACGGGAGATGATTGAGGGATACCGGGATTTTTCAGCAGACCTGCGCGATAATTACATGAGTGTAAATTCCAATAATATGAATGAAACAATCATGGCGCTCACCATCATTACGACGATCTTTATGCCGCTCAGCTTTATCGCTGGTCTATACGGTATGAATTTCTCTTTTATGCCAATGGCCGGATGGAAACACGGTTTTTGGTATGTGATGCTCGTAATGGGAATTAGTGCTGTTGTAATGGTGGTTTTCTTTAAGGCGAAAGGGTGGGTTTTCCGGGCAAGAGTATTTAAGAGAGGAAGGAATAAAGAGCATGGTGGATAG
- a CDS encoding sigma-70 family RNA polymerase sigma factor, whose product MEEFEKIAEQYTPLIHHMIKRLNIYRDKDEFIQIGLIALWEASKAYDSAKGQFMSYAFMTIKGRMLSHMQKSNKIQMREQLKEAGMDHLIQDEEMMHMLDWLIPKAFLETLTSNQSCWLIHHIQYGKTTREIAADCQTTTASVKSWKRITIKKLQAYYRQHPEAF is encoded by the coding sequence ATGGAGGAATTCGAAAAAATTGCAGAGCAGTACACCCCGCTCATCCATCACATGATTAAACGGTTAAATATCTATAGAGATAAAGATGAATTTATACAAATAGGATTGATTGCTCTATGGGAGGCAAGTAAAGCCTATGATTCCGCAAAAGGGCAATTCATGTCCTACGCATTCATGACCATAAAGGGAAGAATGCTGTCTCATATGCAAAAATCAAACAAAATTCAAATGCGCGAACAGTTGAAGGAAGCTGGAATGGATCATCTTATTCAAGACGAAGAAATGATGCACATGCTCGATTGGCTCATTCCTAAGGCCTTTCTCGAGACCTTAACATCAAATCAAAGCTGCTGGCTTATCCATCACATTCAATATGGTAAAACTACCCGTGAAATCGCAGCAGACTGTCAAACGACAACCGCCTCCGTCAAATCATGGAAACGAATAACCATCAAAAAGTTACAAGCCTACTATAGGCAGCATCCTGAGGCATTTTAA
- a CDS encoding YkvI family membrane protein translates to MKKQWMSVFQVAAVYVGTVIGAGFATGKEIYEFFTKYGSYGLLGIILAGYIFISLGRKMMVIALKYDLKNYMEFNAWLFGKRLALFINVIVMFMLIGVTGVMMAGAGGLFEEQLGFSKMGGMVFTAFLAVVVMSWGVHGLLSINTFVVPAMVMFNIILMVVSLFTLKGAAHLVHIPDFVSMKAFLSPFSYTAFNLALTQAVLVPLATEIGDEKLIRRGANLGGVLLALVLLSCHISLSSVSGIGEINIPTAYVMKSIAPYLYGLYLFIIFGEIFTSLIGNAFGLERQLKKVTGLPSWSLYVFVLSFCLLIGQFDYGPLISYLYPLFGYISLSFLVLLTVKKE, encoded by the coding sequence TTGAAAAAACAATGGATGAGCGTATTCCAGGTAGCTGCCGTATATGTTGGGACGGTAATAGGGGCAGGCTTTGCCACCGGTAAGGAAATTTATGAATTCTTTACGAAATACGGATCTTACGGGCTGCTTGGCATTATTTTAGCTGGATATATATTTATCAGTCTGGGCAGAAAGATGATGGTGATTGCCCTCAAGTATGATTTGAAAAATTATATGGAATTCAATGCGTGGCTATTCGGGAAACGTTTGGCCCTTTTTATTAATGTAATTGTTATGTTTATGCTCATTGGGGTGACAGGAGTCATGATGGCTGGAGCGGGAGGCCTTTTTGAGGAACAGCTTGGGTTCTCCAAAATGGGCGGAATGGTGTTTACAGCCTTTTTGGCAGTGGTTGTTATGAGCTGGGGTGTACATGGACTCCTCTCCATTAATACATTTGTTGTGCCGGCTATGGTCATGTTTAATATCATTTTGATGGTGGTTTCCCTTTTTACATTAAAGGGGGCTGCCCATTTAGTGCATATCCCTGACTTTGTGAGCATGAAGGCTTTCTTGTCCCCGTTTTCCTATACGGCCTTCAATCTTGCTTTGACACAAGCTGTACTTGTTCCGTTGGCGACAGAGATTGGGGATGAGAAACTGATTAGAAGAGGAGCCAATCTAGGGGGAGTCCTGTTAGCGCTCGTTCTTCTAAGCTGTCATATTTCCTTATCATCTGTCAGTGGGATTGGAGAGATTAATATCCCCACGGCCTATGTCATGAAGTCCATTGCCCCCTATTTGTACGGATTATATTTGTTCATTATCTTCGGTGAGATCTTTACCTCGCTTATTGGCAATGCCTTTGGGCTTGAGCGGCAATTAAAGAAAGTGACCGGGCTGCCCTCATGGTCACTTTATGTCTTCGTATTAAGTTTCTGCCTCCTGATTGGCCAATTCGATTATGGCCCGTTAATTTCTTACCTATATCCATTGTTTGGTTATATAAGTTTATCCTTCTTAGTTCTGTTGACGGTAAAGAAGGAATGA
- the crcB gene encoding fluoride efflux transporter CrcB: protein MMKNGLLASLGGAIGACLRYGMNEIIPYTVFPLATFLINSIGSFILAFLTFSLFRDERFSNLKLFLGTGLCGGFTTMSTYALETVRLLDTDPAAALLYMMLTLFIGVGMALCGLAAAALLRKGRGVVK, encoded by the coding sequence ATGATGAAGAATGGTCTACTAGCGTCTCTGGGCGGAGCGATAGGCGCATGCCTTCGGTACGGAATGAATGAGATCATCCCTTATACAGTTTTCCCCTTGGCGACATTTCTGATTAATAGTATCGGCTCTTTTATTTTAGCCTTTTTGACCTTTTCCTTATTTAGGGACGAGAGATTTTCGAATTTAAAACTTTTCCTGGGAACCGGATTATGCGGCGGATTCACCACAATGAGTACATATGCCCTGGAGACGGTCAGACTTTTGGATACAGATCCTGCAGCTGCACTTCTATATATGATGCTTACCTTATTCATTGGGGTCGGCATGGCCTTATGCGGGCTGGCGGCGGCTGCCTTACTTCGTAAAGGCAGGGGGGTAGTCAAATGA
- a CDS encoding NAD(P)-dependent oxidoreductase, with product MKKNDDVLLEGLLMQKQTIGFIGLGVMGKSMARNIMKAGYPLIGYSRTKEKCADLIAEGMRWADTVQDVAVNAEIILTMVGFPKDVEEVYLGEHGLINQAKAGTYLIDMTTSAPQLAKKLFAAGKEKGIHVLDAPVSGGDIGARNGALAIMVGGEKEDFDMITPLFRTMGTNIEYQGSAGSGQHTKLCNQMAIAGTMIGVCESLVYAKRAGLDPETVLKSISGGAAGSFSLTNLAPRILKGDFEPGFYIKHFIKDLKIVLDESEALGLDFPGVSLAKSLYEELAEEGLGEKGTQALYKYWK from the coding sequence ATGAAGAAGAATGATGATGTACTTTTGGAGGGCTTATTGATGCAGAAACAAACAATTGGCTTTATAGGTTTGGGTGTAATGGGAAAAAGCATGGCCAGGAATATTATGAAGGCTGGCTACCCATTGATTGGTTATTCACGAACAAAAGAAAAGTGCGCAGATTTAATTGCAGAGGGAATGAGATGGGCAGATACGGTTCAAGATGTGGCTGTTAATGCAGAGATCATCCTCACAATGGTCGGGTTCCCAAAAGATGTGGAAGAAGTCTATTTAGGTGAACACGGATTAATTAATCAGGCTAAGGCTGGTACATATTTAATTGATATGACTACCTCTGCTCCACAGCTTGCCAAGAAGCTATTTGCGGCCGGGAAGGAGAAGGGGATTCATGTGCTTGATGCTCCTGTATCTGGAGGAGATATCGGTGCAAGAAATGGTGCTCTCGCCATTATGGTTGGAGGAGAGAAGGAAGATTTCGACATGATTACGCCTTTGTTCCGTACAATGGGAACGAATATTGAGTATCAAGGGTCTGCGGGCTCAGGCCAGCATACAAAGCTTTGCAACCAAATGGCCATTGCAGGTACGATGATTGGCGTATGCGAATCACTTGTCTATGCTAAAAGGGCAGGTTTGGACCCTGAGACAGTGCTGAAGAGTATTTCTGGGGGTGCCGCAGGAAGCTTTTCGTTGACGAATCTTGCTCCGCGCATCTTAAAGGGCGATTTTGAGCCTGGATTTTACATAAAGCATTTTATAAAAGATTTAAAGATTGTCCTAGATGAAAGTGAAGCGCTTGGTCTTGATTTTCCAGGCGTGTCACTCGCTAAATCCTTGTATGAGGAGCTGGCAGAAGAAGGTCTGGGAGAAAAAGGGACACAGGCTCTATATAAATACTGGAAGTAA
- a CDS encoding SDR family NAD(P)-dependent oxidoreductase, translating into MENKDVVVLVTGAANGIGREIAIQYGRTGASVVLVDRDQKGGEAAIDSMKEAHLDAHFIAGDVGEEDTVLEVMEYIRKQYGRLDVLINNAGVSTFVPLLEMTTEQWDRIIQSNLRSVFLFAREGAKLMNEKGCIINIASTRAFQSEPDSEAYAATKGGIIALTHALSASLAERQIRVNSISPGWIETKEYDHLRDIDHEQHFSKRVGKPEDIARLCLFLSDSSNDFINGENIIVDGGMTKKMIYER; encoded by the coding sequence ATGGAGAATAAAGATGTAGTTGTATTGGTTACAGGAGCGGCCAATGGAATCGGAAGAGAGATTGCGATTCAGTATGGTAGAACTGGAGCGAGTGTCGTTTTGGTGGATCGTGACCAAAAAGGCGGTGAAGCAGCAATTGACTCAATGAAGGAGGCTCATTTGGATGCGCATTTCATTGCCGGGGATGTTGGTGAAGAGGATACGGTGCTTGAGGTAATGGAATATATTCGGAAGCAGTACGGACGGCTGGATGTGCTAATTAATAATGCAGGTGTATCCACATTTGTTCCCTTGCTTGAAATGACAACGGAGCAGTGGGACCGAATCATTCAGTCTAATTTGCGGTCTGTATTTTTGTTCGCACGGGAGGGGGCAAAATTGATGAACGAGAAAGGATGCATAATCAACATTGCATCGACAAGAGCGTTCCAATCTGAACCTGATTCAGAAGCCTATGCGGCAACGAAAGGAGGAATCATTGCCTTGACACATGCTTTAAGCGCCTCCTTGGCCGAAAGACAAATCCGGGTTAATTCTATTAGTCCAGGCTGGATAGAGACAAAGGAGTATGATCATTTACGAGACATCGATCATGAACAGCATTTCTCTAAAAGGGTCGGGAAACCTGAAGATATAGCCAGATTATGTCTATTTCTAAGTGATTCCAGCAATGATTTCATTAATGGAGAAAATATAATCGTTGACGGCGGGATGACAAAGAAAATGATTTATGAACGATAA
- a CDS encoding phosphocarrier protein HPr, with product MVQKSFHVIDETGIHARPATLLVQTAGKFNSDINLEYKEKKVNLKSIMGVMSLGIGAGADITISAEGSDEQDALNAIEETLVKEGLAK from the coding sequence TTGGTACAAAAATCTTTTCACGTAATCGACGAAACAGGAATTCATGCACGTCCAGCAACTTTGCTTGTTCAAACTGCAGGTAAATTCAACTCTGACATTAACTTAGAATATAAAGAAAAGAAAGTTAACTTGAAGTCTATCATGGGTGTTATGTCTCTAGGTATCGGCGCTGGCGCTGACATCACAATCTCTGCAGAAGGCAGCGATGAGCAAGATGCATTAAACGCAATCGAAGAAACTTTAGTTAAAGAAGGTTTGGCTAAGTAA
- the map gene encoding type I methionyl aminopeptidase, producing MIVKSDKDLEGLKAIGAIVSRVRETMKSATVPGITTLELDQLAKQLFDETGAISAPKNEYDFPGYTCISVNEEVAHGIPGKRVINEGDLVNIDVSAVLDGYYADTGISFMVGQSDEQIDKLCQCAVEAFNNGISKAKAGSKKNLIGKAVFNTARANGFNVIKNLTGHGIGRSLHESPDHILNYFDPWDSELLHEGTVLAVEPFISTKASMVTELGDGWTYVTKDKSLVAQCEHTIIVTKNEPIILTL from the coding sequence ATGATAGTAAAAAGTGATAAAGATTTAGAAGGCCTAAAGGCAATCGGTGCGATTGTATCCCGCGTTAGGGAAACAATGAAAAGCGCAACCGTACCTGGCATAACGACCCTTGAACTGGATCAGCTCGCCAAACAATTATTTGATGAAACCGGGGCTATTTCCGCTCCTAAAAACGAGTATGACTTCCCCGGCTATACATGCATCAGCGTAAATGAGGAAGTTGCTCACGGAATACCTGGAAAGCGCGTCATCAATGAAGGCGACTTAGTCAATATTGACGTTTCAGCCGTCTTAGATGGATACTACGCGGATACAGGCATCTCCTTCATGGTAGGTCAATCTGATGAACAGATTGACAAACTATGCCAATGTGCCGTTGAAGCTTTTAACAACGGAATCTCAAAGGCAAAAGCAGGCTCTAAGAAAAACCTGATAGGCAAGGCCGTTTTCAACACCGCTCGTGCCAATGGCTTCAATGTCATCAAAAACCTGACTGGCCACGGCATCGGCAGAAGCTTGCATGAAAGCCCTGATCATATCCTTAACTATTTTGATCCTTGGGACAGCGAATTGCTCCATGAGGGGACAGTCCTTGCGGTAGAACCCTTCATCTCCACGAAAGCATCCATGGTAACAGAGCTTGGAGATGGATGGACCTATGTCACAAAGGATAAAAGCTTGGTCGCACAATGCGAGCACACCATTATTGTCACGAAAAATGAACCAATCATCCTAACTTTATAA
- a CDS encoding CPBP family glutamic-type intramembrane protease codes for MKNAAKDHPLLLCLCLAYLLFFISYLDLSKFWFTYTAAMTLLMTLSFLIEHPDSQKQPLRNSLLYGSLSGALMYGITWTASKWLPLLYPPLQIQLEDLYRLLSPASAWQYAVLILLIIPGEEIFWRGFVQRKIHGHITTIPSFLLAALLYTLPLAFSGNILLLLAGIGGGLLWGTLYAWKKNLQMVIISHLLFDLLLLAVFPLQ; via the coding sequence ATGAAGAATGCAGCCAAGGACCATCCACTTCTGCTTTGCTTATGTCTTGCTTATTTGCTTTTCTTCATTTCTTATCTAGATTTATCGAAATTCTGGTTTACCTATACGGCAGCCATGACCCTGTTAATGACACTTTCCTTCCTTATCGAACACCCGGACAGTCAAAAGCAGCCCTTAAGAAATAGCCTTCTATACGGCAGCCTTTCTGGCGCTCTTATGTATGGCATTACATGGACGGCAAGTAAATGGCTCCCGTTGCTCTATCCTCCGCTTCAGATTCAGCTGGAGGATTTATATCGCCTTCTTTCCCCGGCTTCAGCATGGCAATACGCTGTCTTGATTTTGCTGATTATTCCGGGTGAGGAGATTTTCTGGAGAGGGTTTGTCCAGAGGAAGATTCACGGTCATATAACGACCATCCCTTCTTTCCTGCTCGCCGCCCTTCTTTATACATTGCCTCTTGCTTTCTCAGGCAATATACTGCTCTTACTCGCCGGCATTGGCGGCGGATTATTATGGGGTACCCTGTATGCCTGGAAGAAGAACCTCCAAATGGTCATTATCTCTCACCTACTATTTGACCTGCTTCTTCTAGCTGTCTTTCCGCTTCAATAA
- a CDS encoding aminotransferase A: protein MEHLINPKVKQIEISGIRKFYNLVSEIDGVLSFTIGLPDFPTPLHIKEQAIEAIENDMTTYTHNAGMLTLREAAAAFMSEKYSLAYNPNNEIIVTVGASQAIDIAFRTILKEGDEVILPGPVYPGYEPLIKLAGAVPVYADTTGTSFKMTKDVIAPLLTEKTKCVVLPYPSNPTGVSLTKEELTEIADLLRGRNTFVLADEIYSELTLDRKHTSIGTILREQTIIINGVSKSHAMTGWRIGFLMAPESIAKHMLKVHQYNVSCASSISQMAALEAMKNGKNDAVMMKEEYRNRRDYVYSRLEKMGLRTVMPDGAFYFFVEIPDGFSTSLDFALELVRKKKVAVVPGSAFSEYGEGYFRFSYAVSMESLIIGLDRLELFLEGK, encoded by the coding sequence ATGGAACACCTGATCAATCCAAAGGTTAAACAAATCGAAATTTCGGGCATCCGGAAGTTTTATAATCTTGTCTCAGAGATAGACGGGGTTCTGTCTTTCACGATTGGATTGCCGGATTTTCCTACCCCTTTGCATATTAAAGAGCAAGCGATAGAGGCAATCGAGAATGACATGACTACCTACACACATAATGCAGGCATGCTTACACTGCGCGAGGCTGCTGCTGCCTTTATGTCTGAGAAATATTCATTGGCCTATAATCCAAACAATGAGATTATCGTGACCGTAGGAGCAAGCCAGGCGATTGATATTGCTTTTCGCACCATTTTGAAAGAAGGGGATGAGGTCATCCTTCCAGGCCCTGTCTATCCTGGGTATGAGCCGCTTATTAAGCTTGCAGGCGCAGTGCCTGTTTATGCTGATACAACGGGAACATCCTTTAAGATGACCAAAGACGTAATTGCCCCTCTCTTAACAGAGAAGACAAAATGCGTTGTTCTCCCCTACCCTTCTAACCCGACCGGTGTTTCCTTGACCAAGGAAGAATTAACTGAAATTGCCGACCTGCTGAGAGGCCGGAATACCTTTGTTCTTGCAGATGAGATCTATAGCGAGCTTACCCTTGACCGAAAGCATACATCCATTGGTACAATCTTGAGAGAACAAACGATTATCATTAATGGGGTTTCCAAATCACATGCCATGACAGGCTGGAGAATTGGCTTTTTAATGGCTCCCGAAAGTATCGCCAAGCATATGCTTAAGGTTCATCAATACAACGTATCATGCGCTTCTTCCATATCACAAATGGCCGCACTTGAGGCGATGAAAAACGGCAAGAATGATGCTGTCATGATGAAAGAAGAATATCGAAATAGACGGGATTATGTTTATAGTCGCTTGGAGAAGATGGGATTAAGAACCGTCATGCCTGACGGAGCGTTCTACTTCTTTGTAGAGATCCCCGATGGTTTCAGCACCTCTCTTGATTTTGCGCTGGAATTAGTCCGCAAGAAGAAGGTTGCCGTTGTCCCAGGATCAGCTTTTTCTGAATATGGAGAGGGTTATTTCCGTTTTTCCTACGCTGTATCCATGGAGTCCCTTATAATAGGACTGGACCGGCTGGAACTATTTCTTGAAGGAAAATGA
- a CDS encoding YkyB family protein translates to MKETRGNNRNQKSYSADDLAEAIYSVNRHAKTASNPKFLYHLKKCSLTKMLEEGKAKKLGLQFSDHPHLSFQQSDVLIECGKYTFHIPPCKGDFTNLPHLGHLSKNIRNPSSKIPLSKAKQRLMIYTGIKEESQDTGRKQHSPRKYYKPTFARLGESYPYTEWKK, encoded by the coding sequence ATGAAAGAAACGAGAGGGAACAACCGAAATCAAAAATCCTACTCGGCAGATGATTTGGCCGAAGCCATTTATTCTGTAAACAGGCATGCTAAAACAGCCTCAAATCCAAAATTTCTTTATCACTTAAAAAAGTGTTCATTAACCAAAATGCTGGAAGAAGGAAAAGCGAAGAAGCTTGGGCTTCAATTCTCCGATCACCCTCATCTCAGTTTCCAGCAGTCTGATGTGCTGATTGAATGCGGAAAGTATACCTTTCATATCCCCCCATGCAAAGGGGACTTTACGAATTTGCCACATTTAGGCCATCTATCAAAAAACATTCGTAATCCATCCTCAAAAATTCCTCTCTCTAAAGCCAAGCAGCGATTGATGATTTACACTGGCATTAAAGAGGAAAGCCAAGATACTGGAAGAAAACAGCACTCACCGCGTAAATACTATAAACCAACATTTGCACGGCTTGGAGAAAGCTATCCTTATACAGAGTGGAAAAAATAA
- the ptsP gene encoding phosphoenolpyruvate--protein phosphotransferase yields MTTMLNGIAASNGIVIAKAYRLIEPDLTVSKKSITDEKAEMERLDSAVNKAQSELESIREKVKVEQGADKAAIFDAHILVLNDPELLGAVKEKVKSEKINAEFAMREMADMFIMMFEQMDNEYMKERAADIRDVTKRVISHLLGVQIPNPSMISEEVIVVAEDLTPSDTAQLNRDFVKGFTTDIGGRTSHSAIMARSLEIPAVVGTKQATESIQNGDMIILDGLKGEVHINPTPELIEEYKKAADAYAQQKLEWAKLVNEKTVTADGHHVELAANIGTPNDLSGVISNGGEAVGLYRTEFLYMGRENLPSEDEQFESYKAVLEGMEGKPVVVRTLDIGGDKELPYLDLPKEMNPFLGFRAIRLCLEEKGIFRTQLRALLRASVYGNLRIMFPMIATLDEFREAKALLEEEKAKLIQEGVQVSDSIQLGIMVEIPSTAVIADQFAKEVDFFSIGTNDLIQYTMAADRMNERVSYLYQPYNPAILRLVKMVIDAAHKEGKWAGMCGEMAGDELAIPLLVGLGLDEFSMSATSILRARSQIKTLSLTDMQELAAKALQMQTASQAVELVKEATAQK; encoded by the coding sequence ATGACAACGATGTTAAACGGAATAGCGGCATCAAATGGGATTGTCATAGCAAAAGCTTATCGTTTAATTGAACCTGATTTAACTGTTAGCAAGAAATCCATCACAGATGAGAAGGCTGAAATGGAGCGTCTTGATAGCGCTGTAAATAAAGCCCAATCTGAATTGGAATCAATTCGCGAGAAGGTAAAAGTAGAACAAGGTGCAGACAAAGCAGCTATCTTTGACGCTCACATCCTTGTTTTAAATGACCCTGAATTGCTTGGTGCTGTTAAAGAAAAAGTAAAATCAGAAAAAATCAATGCTGAATTTGCGATGCGCGAAATGGCAGACATGTTCATTATGATGTTCGAACAAATGGATAATGAATATATGAAAGAAAGAGCAGCTGATATCCGTGACGTTACGAAGCGTGTAATCAGCCACTTATTAGGCGTTCAAATCCCTAACCCAAGCATGATTTCTGAAGAAGTAATCGTTGTGGCAGAGGATTTAACACCTTCTGATACAGCTCAACTTAACAGAGATTTCGTAAAAGGGTTTACAACTGATATCGGCGGACGTACTTCTCACTCTGCTATCATGGCTCGTTCCCTTGAAATTCCAGCGGTTGTTGGAACAAAACAAGCGACTGAATCTATTCAAAATGGCGATATGATCATCCTTGATGGTCTGAAAGGTGAGGTTCACATCAATCCGACGCCTGAATTGATTGAAGAATACAAGAAAGCTGCTGATGCATATGCTCAGCAAAAGCTTGAATGGGCTAAACTTGTCAATGAGAAAACTGTTACAGCTGATGGCCATCATGTTGAGCTTGCAGCTAACATCGGTACACCGAATGATTTATCCGGCGTTATCTCAAACGGCGGGGAAGCTGTAGGCTTATACAGAACTGAGTTCTTATACATGGGCCGTGAAAACCTTCCTTCTGAAGACGAACAATTTGAATCTTACAAAGCTGTTCTAGAAGGCATGGAGGGCAAACCTGTTGTTGTTCGTACACTTGACATCGGCGGCGATAAGGAGCTTCCATACTTGGATCTTCCGAAAGAAATGAATCCATTCCTTGGTTTCCGTGCGATTCGTCTATGCCTTGAAGAAAAAGGTATTTTCAGAACGCAATTGAGAGCGCTTTTGAGAGCCTCTGTATACGGAAACTTGCGTATCATGTTCCCAATGATCGCTACATTGGATGAATTCCGTGAAGCGAAAGCGCTCCTTGAAGAAGAAAAAGCAAAATTGATTCAAGAAGGTGTTCAAGTATCTGATTCCATCCAACTTGGAATTATGGTTGAAATTCCTTCCACAGCTGTTATCGCTGATCAATTCGCTAAAGAAGTTGACTTCTTCAGCATTGGAACAAATGACTTGATTCAATACACAATGGCTGCAGACCGTATGAACGAACGCGTTTCTTACTTATACCAGCCTTATAACCCTGCAATCCTTCGTCTTGTTAAGATGGTTATTGATGCAGCACACAAAGAAGGTAAATGGGCAGGCATGTGTGGAGAAATGGCGGGCGATGAGCTTGCGATTCCACTTCTTGTCGGCTTAGGATTAGATGAGTTCTCAATGAGTGCTACTTCTATTCTTCGTGCTCGTTCTCAAATCAAAACATTGTCATTAACAGACATGCAAGAATTAGCAGCAAAAGCTTTACAAATGCAAACAGCTTCCCAAGCTGTAGAACTAGTTAAGGAAGCAACAGCACAAAAATAA